The following coding sequences lie in one Streptomyces sp. NBC_00510 genomic window:
- a CDS encoding RNA methyltransferase, with amino-acid sequence MPGPELTSLRSPRVVAARRLAKRSFRGKERRFLAEGPQAVREAMAHLVEVYVTPEAAARHEGIVAAAHAARVPVFTATDEVVAEMSDTVTPQGIIGLCRFLDTPFEEILRARPKLVAVLAHVRDPGNAGTVLRCADAAGAEAVVLTDASVDLYNPKAVRASVGSLFHLPVAVGVPMETVVDGLRGAGVRLLAADGAGERDLDAELDEGTMGGPTAWIFGNEAWGLPEETRALADEVVRVPIHGRAESLNLATAAAVCLYASARAQRAPGGCRSVTMS; translated from the coding sequence ATGCCCGGCCCCGAGCTGACCTCCCTGCGATCCCCCCGCGTCGTCGCCGCGCGGCGGCTGGCCAAGCGCAGCTTCCGCGGCAAGGAGCGGCGCTTCCTCGCCGAGGGTCCGCAGGCCGTGCGCGAGGCCATGGCGCACCTGGTCGAGGTCTACGTCACGCCCGAGGCCGCCGCCCGGCACGAGGGGATCGTCGCCGCGGCCCACGCCGCCCGGGTGCCCGTGTTCACCGCGACCGACGAGGTCGTCGCGGAGATGTCGGACACCGTCACCCCGCAGGGGATCATCGGCCTGTGCCGCTTCCTGGACACCCCGTTCGAGGAGATCCTCCGCGCCCGGCCGAAGCTCGTCGCCGTCCTGGCGCACGTGCGCGACCCCGGCAACGCCGGCACCGTGCTGCGCTGCGCGGACGCCGCCGGGGCGGAGGCGGTCGTCCTCACCGACGCCTCCGTCGACCTGTACAACCCCAAGGCCGTACGGGCCTCCGTCGGCAGCCTCTTCCACCTGCCGGTCGCCGTCGGCGTCCCCATGGAGACGGTGGTCGACGGCCTGCGCGGGGCGGGCGTCCGGCTGCTCGCCGCCGACGGCGCGGGGGAGCGCGACCTGGACGCCGAACTGGACGAGGGCACGATGGGCGGCCCCACGGCCTGGATCTTCGGCAACGAGGCCTGGGGTCTGCCGGAGGAGACCCGCGCACTCGCGGACGAAGTGGTGCGCGTGCCCATCCACGGCCGCGCCGAGAGCCTCAACCTCGCCACGGCCGCCGCCGTGTGCCTTTACGCCTCCGCCCGCGCGCAGCGTGCTCCCGGAGGGTGCCGCTCCGTAACAATGAGCTAG
- a CDS encoding ATP-binding protein yields MDVRTTGGTPPSAPEGWPTVLTELGITPDELPDGLVVADEHGLVLCFNAAAARITALDPADVLGRPLEQALPLEDLDGRRWWQLTDPYAGLATRTGQPERNLLLPGGREVLVSARYVRDHPTGPVRRLVVALRGTEARRRTERSHAELIATVAHELRSPLTSVKGFTATLLAKWERFTEDQKKLMLETVHADANRVTRLIAELLDISRIDSGRLEVRRQPVDIAAAVRRHVDALVAAGQPADRFAVRVTKSLPSLWADPDKVDQILGNLLENAVRHGEGTVTIDVAPSSSPRERGWSGTAVTVSDEGPGIPEESMNRVFTRFWRGSKRGGTGLGLYIVKGIVEAHGGTITVDRAPGKGAQFRFILPVGAPAFTV; encoded by the coding sequence ATGGACGTCAGGACGACCGGCGGCACGCCGCCGAGCGCGCCGGAGGGCTGGCCGACTGTCCTGACCGAACTCGGCATCACGCCCGACGAGCTCCCGGACGGCCTCGTCGTCGCCGACGAGCACGGGCTCGTCCTCTGCTTCAACGCCGCCGCCGCCCGGATCACCGCGCTCGACCCCGCCGACGTACTCGGCCGCCCCCTCGAGCAGGCGCTGCCCCTGGAGGACCTGGACGGACGCCGCTGGTGGCAGCTCACCGACCCGTACGCGGGCCTGGCCACCCGCACCGGGCAGCCCGAGCGCAACCTGCTGCTCCCCGGCGGACGCGAGGTGCTGGTCTCCGCCAGGTACGTCCGCGACCACCCCACCGGCCCGGTGCGCCGGCTGGTCGTCGCGCTGCGCGGCACCGAGGCGCGGCGGCGCACCGAGCGCAGCCACGCCGAACTGATCGCCACCGTCGCGCACGAGCTGCGCTCCCCGCTCACCTCCGTCAAGGGCTTCACCGCCACCCTGCTGGCGAAGTGGGAACGCTTCACCGAGGACCAGAAGAAGCTCATGCTGGAGACCGTGCACGCCGACGCCAACCGCGTCACCCGGCTGATCGCCGAGCTGCTCGACATCTCCCGCATCGACTCCGGCCGCCTTGAGGTGCGCCGCCAGCCGGTCGACATCGCCGCCGCGGTGCGGCGCCACGTGGACGCCCTCGTCGCCGCCGGACAGCCCGCGGACCGCTTCGCCGTACGGGTGACCAAGTCGCTGCCGTCGCTGTGGGCCGACCCCGACAAGGTCGACCAGATCCTGGGGAACCTGCTGGAAAACGCCGTGCGCCACGGCGAGGGAACTGTCACCATTGACGTAGCACCTTCGTCGTCACCGCGCGAGCGCGGATGGTCCGGAACGGCAGTGACCGTGAGCGACGAGGGCCCCGGCATCCCGGAGGAGTCCATGAACCGCGTCTTCACCCGCTTCTGGCGGGGCAGCAAACGCGGTGGCACGGGCCTGGGCCTCTACATCGTCAAGGGCATCGTCGAGGCCCACGGCGGAACGATCACGGTGGATCGCGCGCCCGGGAAGGGCGCCCAGTTCCGATTTATCCTGCCCGTCGGGGCGCCGGCCTTCACGGTCTGA